AATCCAACTTCATAAAATTTAATACCTTATGGTGTTGTACAGACATTTCCGTCCTCACTAATACGCGCGCCCATATACACCTGATGATGAGAAGTCCACCATAATTTTATACTGGATACTGCATCACGTATCTAACAATGTTTCTTTCACTACATTCTTTTATTTATCTATAAATAGATTTCAAGTAACAAAAACTTATGCTTACAAGCTTAATTAGCTGGATGCGCCTCTGTTTTTGTACACTTGACCTTAATTGTCACTACGAGTTACAGAACCTGTTTCATAGCTAAAACTAGCTCAAGCATGTAGAAGTTTATGGAGTTCCTTGCATCGAAAAATAACTGCTGCGACCATACGAACTGCAAGTTGTTTTGACCAAATGGATACACTTTCTTGGTTCCGTATTTATTAAGCGTCCTTCACAGGATCATAAATTTAACTTTCGAAATATCCTAAGCATTATCAATATTGATTTCAAATAAGGATCATGCCTCCACTTCCGTCTGCAGGTCTTAAGCCTTATGTCCGTTAGTCATGTCTTTGAAGCAAAAACCCTTAGAGATTTAAGTTATATATGCTGCCAGTGTCATTTGGCATTGAAGCTCCGTTCCTTCTGCCTCCAACATTCTTTGTTTATAAGGAGCAATCATAAAACAGCAAAAGATAATATAAATTTCCTATAAATTAAATTAAGATTCCTTAAATAATCACGTTCATTTGAAAAATTGACTGACATATGTCAGTGTTTTAAGTTTTAACATTACCGACCCCCACAAGGGGCTTTGGGGAAAAATAAATGTGTTCCATATACTCGCTTATCTCAGTTGCAATGATTTATAATTTGAAAAAAAGAATGCTATATCACTTAGCTCTATCCCAACAAAGAATCCCTAGCTTGCATTGGACTTCCCTGACGAATGGGGTCATTAATCAAGAAAAGATGTTGGTGTCTAGAAGCTTAATAATTACCAATCTCATCAATAGACTCATtattcaaaaataataatattctcaCTGAAGACATTATTTAGGGTTCGCGGCGAATAATTTGTGGAGTTGTCTAGGTGTATTGGTACGATGAGAATTAACTTTGTGAGCCAAATGAATGTTCAGATCTGATAACAATATATGTAACCTGTGAGCCAAATGAATGTTCCGATCCGATAACAATATATGTAACCTGTCCTAAACTTTCTCTGCATTGATATGAGCCCACTTTTTTAGCCATTTTACACTGTTGATGTTAACTAGATTAATTTCATTGGACATTAACGGAATATCTAATCTTTTGTTGATTTCCAAATCCAGATAATTTTAAGTTTTACGACACCTGACATAATCAAAATCCATCACGACTAACCTAGGATTAAGGCCAGATAACAAAAGATTGTTGGATTGGTTAACGTAAGATGAAATCACCCCCACATAGCAAATGTTTTAAcggaaatggaaaaaaaaatagataaaaaaaaaagaagaaaaaaagaaaagaagttaaACTTAACTTCTTAGGTTAACGTAACCTTGATCTACAGCTCCCGCTTTAAAAtaaaaaggttgagccccggccgtaggccggggtgatacctagtaagtTATAAAGATTCATACTCCATTGAAGATGCATTTATATGGTATAAATAGCTTTTGATTCAAATTTGACATAGGAATTCTTGCAACGGTTCAGAAGGAAAACCTAATCGAGAATATATCTGATATAAAACTTCTTGTCAATTATATCCGGGAACGAGAATGTGAAAaccgcgggggtaccaaaatatatcaccaactttttcgtaggcaatctgtatggacaaactcaatacaacttcgAGAGTTACAACTCAATCAAAGAAAGTGTCTagatttatatctctatctctcttgagattagaacgtttacataatTGAATCTGTGagcctaatcacaaagagagttcttggacggtacctgatagacgcatttatgtgtctattttcatctctattgtgtatattgttagtaccaatttttgtacttatttcggtattttatctctttgtaggtgtttttggagaaatcagcttttgcggcgaaattggctcgaaaagttgttaaaggcacctgggaggacatttgctattcggactctcgctttggatagggggacacccttcttcttcacgtttaaaacggtttttggcgggaaaaatgcatgcagacgctgttgattttggattgaagatttgaacgagtttcagggtgattcaacactggaaatcgattgggctggacttgatagagcaaaacatgtttaatacatgcgtttggattagagctggcaaacaagccaaaacccgcagGTTTGCCCGGCCCGACCCGTgaaaaacccgcacccggctcggctggtgtctaaacaagccgggttagggttggagaaatgccggcttgtgagtaaacgggttaacccgtcccggcccgtaaaTCCGCGGGTTCAGCCGTTAACCCGTCTACAATACctaattactaatttttatttaatcCTGACCGTCAGATTATCTAGGGTTAATCTTATCCCTAGGTTTAAGGTATAAAAggttaaacctaaaactaactaAAGAGACATcgttctctttccttctcttttttttcttctgctccTTCTCTTATTCTCTGCGTTCTTCGGCTGGTAATTtttgatgtttcttttttttttgtgcacaGGTAATTTGCAGCCATTAAAAGGACTAGCTAGTTGTCTAAACAATAAGAAATTGAAGATATTTGAAACGGATCCTTTTGATTATGAAAGTATTATAAACGCTTTGAAAGATTGTTCTGCTTTGTTCTACACTTTCGAAACTCCTCAAGAACAACCCATCTTCGATGTATGTACTACTTAATTTTCTGTCTGTACCCTTTTCAATTGCTTAATTAATTAGATGTCTGATGATCTTCATTTTGATTTCTTGCTTTTTTTTCCAGGAGTTTATGGCTGAAATTGAGGTTAGAGCTGCTCATAACGTATTAGAAGCTTGTGCCCAGACAAATACGATGGAGAAGGTTATATTCACATCATCTGTAACAGCAGTTATTTGGGGAGAAGACCATAAATCCACCACCGCCGACGAAGAACTCTCTGAAAGGAATTTGGAGTGATGTCAAGCCGGGTAACCCGTGAACctgcaagctttacccgttacgggcgcgggttgaagaaatgaccacccgtgaagaatatcgacccgcaggttttgacccgtgttaacccgaacccgtgtaacccgtaacaatcCAGCCCCGGCCCGCACGTTTTCCAGCTCTagtttggatcgatcgaattgggctggaattgccggaaaaaggaaacagagtaaaaaaggaaacacggtccctgtcgagtttgtttttggacattcagagagattaaatgcaagaaactctttccaaagatacatatatatctaaggaagagtttgagataagtgggaaagctcagaaacgcgtaaaacaatttctggaaggaattattgccgtgactgccaaggaaggaaagaagagatttcgaagcgatttgggagatatttaatcgccctgtggtgtataaataggtttcctagggtctcaagaagaggtctgtcgagagtttggggtcgagaggagagctcaggaggcgagaatcagagattacaggaagcctgtctctgctgctgctgctggagaACAAGCGTTGCAGAacgaagaacaacgtctcaaattcgcaacactgCTACAGTgttctctctgtaacagctgaacaaccacatttatcttcagttagccacacctcctgtaacagtgaactctgtaacgccagtacgtcgttgcatatttactgaatcatatcatctcttcaataaaaacaacttgtgatccatgatttattcttttgagcctgtttttgttatgagaagctaaacccaaacactgggatgacggaggaagccctatttcacgcatgtggtaattctaataattcctttatgactatttgcattgatttttaatcgatttatgatttttattgaatgggtgtgatttcgtttgatggtgtatgcttggtctatgtatttttgatacatcatgcttttgatttacagtcattgcttttcaaaaatctatttttggcaaagaacaagagtccatatttttattatttgaactataattgattggaattattatttgagtcgcatgaatggaatttggtggaatcctgagtctcagtctctctcgacattgtgacaaaccttttgtatatatatattctatttttaatttaagtctagaacccaatcttatcgagtccgagttgaacgaatcttattaccactttttctacaacaattaaaaacacatcaatttttgccaatgtccaaggatcaatcaattcgtATCCAACAAAACTAGGTCAGACATATCTGCTTTGAttgatcaacacacaacctgtgatatttcaattataaagataaacaatataatgcggaaaaagaaataacacagacaccagaaatattgttaacgaggaaaccgcaagtgcagaaaaaccccgggacctagtccagattgaacaccaaactgtattaagccactacagacactagcctactaccaattaacttcggtctcgaatgtagttgagcccgaactcagtcttccactgattcaggtacagtcgccctccttacgtctcttgaatcccagcaggactccgcgcaattgattcccttagatgacgtcacaccaactaaagAGTCGctttaactcaattgaagactttaaaccaaatatgccACTCACGGAGTAGctaagcctatataattgatttcctgatttacggtCGGAAcaaatgatcagatcaaacgtagGATCAAAatgatggaaatcgataacaatTTGACAGaagtctagctatcctcaaaataCGAACTTGtacaacccgaagtgcaacctaaaTTATTatccacctcacaagtataaaacttgtgaaatcacaaagttgagacgaagagaactttgtgatttctatctatcttgttcaaatggtaaatcaacaatcgaacaagatcatgatattcaagttatcaagataaaagataaatgaacctggcttcacgaatcccaatgaagtctttgatagtcgctaaaccctaaaagggtttctgtaGAGGaaaactctagatacaactaggacacaccaaaaagtagtgtcaggattcaaagatcccaattgCCAAgaattccccttatatagacattcaaaacataggttgctttaggtttaagctaagatagctttggaaccaagcaaacaatattcaccatcAAATGTaaactttgaatcttattcacataaacaagatatacactctggttaggtaaactgTAACTGAACCGTATACAAAgactatgtccaacatggttagccgaaaccaGCCGgtatgaacttaaaagcttaacactcattttcatgaacacaaagacattgatcttgagttacaatcatgtgatcaaatgagtctggTGTTTTTAGATAATTGGTCAAATGCAAATCATCTCATAGAGATAATTTAATCGTATTTGAACACAATCGACAGAGtttgtaaatgcacaaagtacaaatacatgagtCGTTTGTGAATCGGTTGAGTCATGGTACGCggaacggtttgcaaacttatcaGCAAAggcgagttccggagttgacaaagcttttttcagttcacgtactaGTTTGCAACTTAGGTGCAAAACTGAGTTCTGGAGTTAACAGAATTTTTTCAGTTTGCGAGCCGGTTTGGAACCTTAAGAATTTACCGGTTACGGAGTTCACAAaaccttttcagtttgcgtaccggtttgggtactaaactggttcatgAACATATGACTGTATTGGTTCTCATACCGGATTAAATACTTAAACACGGTTCctttaccacagttccaaaatggtttgtatacgaatatacatacctatccggatcgcgaaacaaacatattttcccatgatgtgcatatGAATATGCGCATCACACAAatatgtaagtcgatatatagatactccgctacgtgtacgagtacatgtaatatggcttcagacttataaaagttttctcagtttgtaaaaactgataacactgtcttgtattccgaatatagtagttctatatttatctaaatcaattcgaaacattcccgaataacatcaatgacacatgtcACATATCaattcgaatgataaacttgtatcatgatttggttccggacaataaatttttctccaccgaaattgatcaagtatgaacaaatgttcattaagcttagtcattatatttcgagaaattcataAACGAAATAATTacttctcgactcgaaattcttgtctatgcaagctagtctaattggTTATGCGAAaaacgtctcaaggatagaaaagtgaatataacttgagaaatatgtggttcagtcttcacttaccttttgttgatgaagttctccaaaagcttcggttaatctttgccttcaaatggtagaacgcaaataatgactggttcgtttctcaactacctctatcctagatcgagacttaactaattgtaaactaaaaatcaagatataatgttgacaactaaatttgacaacaagcttgagataacaacacttgtgagttcgaccaataTGCATAACACGTTGTGCGATTGAGTTTCACATGTGACTTAATCTGAGATTGGGTATGCACTCTGCATACCAAATCTACCCTCTACGAGGGGAGAAGATTGGGCTCAATATAAAATTGAGGGTGGTGCTAATACAACCCTTTTTCATACAAGTTTAAAAATCAAACAGTCACAAAATAATATTGCTGACTAGAAAGTGAAGATGGTAGCATGGTGACTGAGCAGActcaaattgcaaatattttggtgGAGCACTATAAAAATAAATTTGAGGCTTAGTATGTTAACTTTTATGATGAGATTTTAGAAGTGATTCCTAGAATTTTAAAATGATGATGATAACATTTTCTTGGATGGTGTTCCTTCTACAATGGAAATTAAAGAAGCAGTATATGGAATGGATGCAAATAGTGCACCAAGGCCTGATGGTTTTCCAGGCAGTTTTTATAAGTTTACATGGGAGGTTATTGGGTTGGAGTTAGTGGAAGCTATACAATACTGTTGGAGACACAGATTCATTCGTAAAGGGTTACATTCtaactttttatttcttttaactaAGGTTCAGGGTGCTAAGAGAACTGATCAGTTTAGACCCATTAGTTtagaaaattttaatttcaagatCTTCACCAGAATTATCACTACTAGATTAAGtacaatgattgagagattgGTTTTTACGCAGCAAGGAGCATTTATCAAAGAGATGAATATTCATGATAAAATTTTACAAGCCTCAGAAATGATCAATGAATTAAATATAAAGGGAAGAGGATGAAATGTGGGACTTAAGATGGATATTACTCAAGCTTATGATTCACTGAGCTGGGAGTTTTTGTTTGAAGTTCTTAGAAGATTTGGTTTTTCTGAAGTGGGAATTAGTTGGATCAGGAAAATATTTGAATCATCCATGATTTTAGTATTAGTTAATGGCGGTCcatgtgtttttttttatgttggaAGGGGTCTCAGACAAGGTAATCCATTGTCACCTCTTCTCTTTATTCTAGCTGAGGAAGTTCTAAGTGGAAGCATATCAAAAATGGTGCAGGAGGGTTAGATACAAGCTATGGTTAATAGGGGTGGATGTCAGCCTTCTCATTTAATGTTTGCTggtgatatttttattttttgtaatggtCATAAAAAAACTTTGGATAACTTGATGAACTTGTTAGGGCGCCCGAGAAAATAGTGCGGGCGTatgaacgagcatccaaaaatatggatgaatGATGAAATACAGAGATCtatgaaaaaaggaaaaataaaataataaaaaatagagagacatgcatgggaccgggcccactgGACGGCCGACCATGCCACGGCCGTGTCCGGTCCCAAGCGTCTCcattcccttattttattattattttttcacatCTCTTGAACTCCCATATTCATGCAAACTCTTGgttttccatatttctccaaaTATTGATCAATTCTCCAAAAAAGCCTAAACCCACGAGTATTAGGTCTTTTTaccaataatattaaaataacattATATTAATATCTTAAATATTGGACGAGCAAAAATTCCTaattgctcattcaagcaaaaattaagaatttcattcaagatcaaactcttctgaatatACAAAATATTGCACAAGTATCCAACAAAATATCTAAGACTCTCAGTAATGGACGCGCGAGAGACATGGTGTCCCGTGCACCACCATGTCCGGACTGGGCAGTCCCTTGGCCATCATGGCCGGCCGGTACCACTCCTCTTcattattattttaaataatcATCCAAAATTTTCATAATTCTCCAATAATTCTTCATATTATAGTGAATTGTTTTTCATGGACACTTCTCCACACGCTCGGACGTCCATCCACCACCAATGGCCGACTATCATGCGCATTAATTGGTTGATATTTCTCCATCCACATAGGACAACTCTCCATCTCCAAGATCCGGAGTTTTCCAAAATTAAGGTTTAAACTTATGAGAAGTATGATAAACATCAATAATTTTCATACTGATCtagctatcaatattttaattaatatttattgttcgGTCCTACTACCAATATTTTTGTTGCTCGACTATCCGAGAGCAACATGATTTGGATGACCATCTACTTGGCCGACCATCCAATACCTTATTGGATGATTATCGATTCCAATACTTACGGATACTCTAATTTCTACTTTGTCATTCGACCATTCATGACATATTAGATCAGAATGAGCACTCTACATAACTCAGCAATATCTTATTTTCATGTCAAATGCTCGACATATCAGAATATGTCCACAATCGAGCAATCCCATTAGACCAACGCTCATTGATCCAAATTATCGGAATATCATTATTGCctcaactggtaaaatgatacATCACAATTCACCAGACTCGGGGTATGTGCATTGTTATTGTCCTAACAGAtaccttatgctcaatccatgagtctcagagcatatcacattcgttcattatgctcgactcatcaaggatAAGACTCATGGTCTAGCCAAGTCgacaattgaccaattaaataaaCGTAtgcctttgttagagcatagctcgtttgaacccaccaaccgttggtatatcaagtttgattgtcatattttagtgaaccaaaactcatttaaagggtcgcttgattatgtactagagtaaacttcgtataggttagcttgcaTGTATTAgggtatgagacattacaagtattgtgaagacttgaagaagtgaagaagtaaggatctacaatgacaacatcatcctgccacttgagattagtgatatttgacttgaaccgtttcatttcctaacgtatatttcaagtcgtgcatattgaaaacatagctgcgaagcatgaatgattacactctagttagacgtagtattaaggaatacaatacgaagtataacgcttatcttttgaacttcgtatataagacatcgacataatcgtttgaatgctattgtaattatgtatgggtatgagctaaagatttcatcctaggaaacaatgttttacattattttaaaggaagtaaattcatgaacttgtttcgtgaatcgaaaggaaaatcactaggcttattagtattgttattcatcgtatatcttttgaacttccaatatgtgtgattagtataacctctcatgacttgtttatgttcttggtaaaactattcacaaggcccgacttttgtattgctatgacttttattagtgaaactgatcttaagtaatcacctgagatggtatgatcgatttagtgttactggtatgaccaactctaggcaaaggggaaccaatcctatgaagaggtgaaaccgatcacaagaggggaatcgatccttgtaagaggtgcaacacgtttttagtagatgggggaactgatcctatgaaaatgtgcaacaagtttttagtgaaagggggaccgatcctatggacatgtgcatcaaatacaagtagttaccgtAAGTGtgtggagaaccgatcctagtacctagtaaaccgaatttttggaaagctagtgtgactatgcccaatactcacatggaggtagaaccgaaacttgtttttggtagaaccgtgaaacccatgatttatgattgagtgttctgaatcaatcacatagttattgaaagtcagatgaaccaattctaaactcgtttggaagtgtggaaaatggtttcaagattgtaagtatgaaagaggacttacaaagtaaagatgtcgacatattttgaacatgtgcagtaacgcttatcttttaatgttcaaagatattgttagagcattgctcagtcgaactcgcatgcgttgctatctcaagcatgtttgtcaatgttagtgatcaaaactataaatcttgatttctagtctattatagctaagtcttggaataggatagaaagtgtagttgagctcaaggacttcatggagattcatcatacaagtagaagaactactcaaggaaccggtgaaacttctcgtcaaaaaggtatgtgaagacttgaaatta
This genomic stretch from Papaver somniferum cultivar HN1 chromosome 5, ASM357369v1, whole genome shotgun sequence harbors:
- the LOC113279908 gene encoding cinnamoyl-CoA reductase-like SNL6, coding for MDSFARNKFHNGLDYKEKHYCCIINSKRSASNLQPLKGLASCLNNKKLKIFETDPFDYESIINALKDCSALFYTFETPQEQPIFDEFMAEIEVRAAHNVLEACAQTNTMEKVIFTSSVTAVIWGEDHKSTTADEELSERNLE